The DNA segment ataaatgatgcGTCATAAATTAATCGTATGTAAACAAATCGGGTTTCTGATACatgatctattttttatattgtgaaTTTATTTGTGTACATACATACTTAATGCGATTATGTTACCCTTTTTTTATCGTAGTTCTTTATAGGTATGTGTAtttagagaaaatattttcaaaaagtgACTgtcagaatatttaaaaaatttttatttaacgaaGCGTTGTATAAAAAGTGGTCTTCCAGTGGACTGTGAGATATCAAAATTCAtggaaataacttaaaaaaaaatagatttgtttaaataaaaatagcgatagacataatattatggAGTACTAtagaattgaatataataaatagcacTGACTAATTAAGGTTctaatattttacgtttataaGTCACACATAAAACTTAACGATGTGAAACTTATTGCGCCAAATATTAATACCTGCGGGGGCTTCCAGTGACAGGATACGGGGGATTTCATAGATGACGCAATTGCATTCAACCTATCAATTGAGTCACGAGTTATGTAACCTAACATTACTTAAATTACATActtgtgtataatttattgaataattagaAGTGTAAACCAAATTTTAGCAATCATCGCacatttgaaaacaaaataagccctgtaaaattttttttatttatgccttagactcaaaaagttgacggcggCAGAGAACTTGCCTATTGGAAAGTACAAGATGTAATGTAGTGCCATCTGTTTTGTCTTTTATgcaacattatattaatattataagcattaagtttttatccgcatttatttatactctGATATAACGTTTACGCATTTCTCATTTATAAACgtcatatgaaataattattaaagtaagtaatatttgatgtttcttttttaattcagtCAGCAAGAGTTATTTTCGGTACTGAAGGCGTATTCAGTATTAAATCCTAAAGTGGGCTACTTCCAAGCGCAGGCGCCGGTGGCCGCGTTTCTTCTGATGCATATGCCCTCCGTACAGGCCTTCTGGTGCCTGGTCAGCATTAGTGACAAATACCTTAGTGGATATTATAATCCTGGCTTGGAGGTTAGTGTATACTATAAGCTTTCGTAGGTAGTCAGCAATTGGGACAAGTggtaggaaaatatttttttaaattatgttcataTGTATGTATTCTAAAGAAAAATGGGCCAATTTAGTTTatgcttaataaatattttttctatatagataattaatctACACATCATCGATTTTTGATAATGGATTCCTCTCTATGaacatgtatataaatatcttttataagtGGTGTTCAACAACGATCCTataagaagtaaataaaatattttggtttttGAGCGCatagaaataactttatttttaagatataacaaatataaatataatataaataggtgCTCCAACGTGATGGTGATATCCTTCACGCATTACTCCGTCGGACAGCACCGGCTGTCCACCGACACTTGGTGAAACATCGCGTGGAGCCAGTTCTTTACGCCACAGAATGGTTTCTTTGCGCTCTAACGCGCACATTGCCATGGGACAGTTTGTTACGTGTGTGGGACTGCTTTTTGTGCGAGGGCGTTAAGGTAAtcctttgaaatttattacctCTACGGGGAAAAGCGTTTCAACCCTTggtctttttttcttttataggcAAGGAGGTCAGCCTTTAAACTGGACCACACGCTCGATTTTTGTCTtgtcaatttttttagatCTGCTTCCTCAATGTTCAACGAGGCTTTGAGGGCATAATAAGATATTTGCGATTCTATGTTTTCATTCGCTACTTCATATCTGAggtgtatataaatttttttttacataaattagtcAATAGACAATAATTCAccttcttaaatttttttgaaaccaGTTGTCTAGAACAACTGAGAATTCGGGAGAGTAAAAGTTACGGATTGTAATattccatattaaaaaaattaagtgtttaaattttatgttctgTTGGTCTGTTTACATTGTGGCtcctaaaattaatataacccTAGTCAGCAACCACAATACCAATTTAATGACGTCATGTACTATGCATTCGCGAGAGaagtattgatttttattttaaggccCAAATGGCATTATTGCTTTTTAGAATTTTGGTTTCATATCAATATCTTTGTGCCAGGTCCTGTTCAAAGCGTCACTAGTGGTCCTAGCAGGAGCCCTAGGCCCCGCAAAAGTTCGAAAACGAGCGAATGGCCTTTGCGAGACTCTAGAGGTTCTTCGTCACCCTCCGGACAGCGTACTTGGGGAGGAGTACCTCATGTACCACATGCAAAGGCTAAACCTAACTGAGGAAGACTTTGAGTTCGAGCACCAAAGGCAGACCGCGCGTCGGCGGGCCATGGCTAATAGAAGGTAAGAGTTAAGCTTCAGATTCCGCTTGGTCTCCTTTATCtacgaatacaattttaaattacatcaaattgtcatttctttcataatttctttttatgtacactatttattaaatcttattttttcttagggtctgtttcacaatgtatgtataaagtgccaaatagctatgcaacagataaattattcgaaagataaaagttccaaataagatatttcgaatttcatgacgaatagcgctatctgacagtcgtgaaacgcaacaatagtgtttatcctaccaataattAGTCATAAATAGcgtatttggaacttatccggacattgtgaaacaggcccttaatctaatattttaatttaataaatatatatattttaatacattcgtTAATTTTAGGCTTATAATCAAAACAAGACTTTTGAATCTAATTTTTTGACCTGATTCATAAAGACTACTGGTGTCAAATTGCCctttttgtctctttctatcaaaGTTTGTTTACGCTGAGATCAAAAGAGGGTACCTACTTAAGAATGCTACAATTGGaccgattttttttaccttaagGGGCAACAAAAATGctcaattgtttaaaaatatgaagggatcacaaaataaataatattttaacaagaaCTTTGATAATTgtcgtaatattatttaattgaaatattttaattttattcctcTTTCACGCTAAATTAACTTTGTACCtagtgtttatataaatgtataaattggtaataaaattattaaatatttacagtgGTAGCTGATTCAGCGAGTGTTCCTATAAGCGTTATTCTAAGAATAACGCCAGGGACATCTTTCATACACTGTAAGGTGCTTGGACTATGTGATAGTGCGTGGGAGGACCAAATCGAATTGACTTGTATATATgaagttttgtattattatctatggttACGTCTGTCAGGACTATGCTCTATGGCCGGAATGATTACGATGTGaaaaagtatatgtatattgtctTTTACGTAATCTTAAGCTTTCGAGATTTcgaatttacatttttctgtatatttaataatacttttcttACGTTTTTCGTATATTAACTttcgtaattatttttctactccATATTTCGTACAaaacatcattttaattagatatttatttgaacCACCACACTgctacaaataaaatgttaataatttataaatgattttaataattcatagtattttttgtattatttcaattaacatTGTTTGTTTCAAGTGTGTGGTGAtggtttaaatgtattattcagTACGGTATGCctcattaaaagtattaactGTTAGATTAATTTGCAAAATAGCACATTTAACTTAAACTCGCCTTGAACTAAATGCGGATTTTTCATTAACATCTCTTTAAGTTGATAGAAAAGTCGATTAACACTGCCTGACACAttcctatatttttaaatctggtTTTAAATGTGCTGTTTTAGCATTAACTGTAATgcacacaatttaatttatgatgtATCTTTTtagcttaaaaaaaatattttcgtgtaaattataagtttaacgGAATAATAGATATCGATtttgtaatgtattaaaattttattattgtaatattcgTGTTTAATCAACAATTATTTCCAATTTTctttgtgaatttttgtattggCAACACTTCCATTGTCATGtaagtgtaaattataataaaatgtgataAGTCGTTATTTGATTACATATCCAATATAGGATGTTTGCAAGTGCATTGTATGTGACTTTGAAACATCCTCTATAACCATTATTTTGTCATATTAGTCGTAAgtgttgatataaaaatataggtatatgAAAGTACAATTAggttaatatttgtgttaatcggtgaaactattaaattatggttacagagtatttaaatatgttcctTTGATAGTTTcttttacacacacacacaagtttacttaaaaaaatacgatttaAAAGAGCATTGATTTGAATACACTAATAGTTATTGATAAATgccaaaaatatacaaatcatACTTTTGATAGGCATTTTGCCAGCAAAAGTTTcgctataaaataaagtttataccCTGATTTTGTGTAGcttcatctttctttttttatttttgaccaACTTACTTTCACCGTAACTATAGTTTCACCCGTTTAcatacgtttttttataatctatggAAAAGGATTTTGATTCGCAATATGCTTTTTGTCTGTATTAACTAATTTAGTGAATTTGcgtatcatttaaattaatttgcacaaaaataaatacaatcgtGTTCTTAGATATGTGCATTCAAAGAGGGATTTCTTTTCATATTTTCTATGATATGGTTTTGGAAATCTTAAGTATAGACTGTTGAatgaaatttttacatttcatttaTGGATTAATAATCTATGTTTGTAGGGATTAAAcattactgtttttttaatttaaaaaagtttagtaattttattatgttttgtgtgtaaataaaaaaaataaagtattaaaatttcattcaatGGGTCGTTAATCTCCGCACAATCGAATGCAGGCTATGATTTGATTAAGTTTCGTGCATAatgttttttctaaataatttattttcttggtGCGGTTGGTTTGTTTTCTACTTAATAACCGGTACCTTTGTATctttttcgtatttttaagatatttaatatcgAATAAAGACATTTCGGGAAGTTCAGCATAATATAGTTTCGAGTGAACAAGATCCGTGCAATAATATCagagattttattgtttatgaagaaagatttttatttaatgttacgaTATAGGTTTAGTAGCCTCTTATAGCAGCTTCATACTTATATCATTAGATTTATTGAGAAGATTTCATACACGTAAAAATTAAGTGTCTGTGGACgtcatgaaattaaatatttaaaggcgCAAATGTTTAGCGAAATGTAATGTTCAATAGTAAATTAACGTACGCACACCCAATCCTATTTTCATACCGtgtaatcttaaatatattcatattaaatttcatactaCTGACTGAGCTAAACGATGGTCGCTGTGAAGTTggcataaatactttttggtGGTTTATTCAGTGACATTGCAGCGACCATT comes from the Pieris rapae chromosome 3, ilPieRapa1.1, whole genome shotgun sequence genome and includes:
- the LOC110993330 gene encoding TBC1 domain family member whacked isoform X1, whose amino-acid sequence is MSLQKSLKSVSGEQDTTSICSSVTTQPDRHGFFGGAQYSPEPKRTVSPSTILKREQKWLRMLNNWEAFMSKNYKKVRERCRKGIPASVRPKAWLYLCGGQLLLEKHPNEYEELLQAPGDPKCMEDIRKDLHRQFPYHEMFIREEGHGQQELFSVLKAYSVLNPKVGYFQAQAPVAAFLLMHMPSVQAFWCLVSISDKYLSGYYNPGLEVLQRDGDILHALLRRTAPAVHRHLVKHRVEPVLYATEWFLCALTRTLPWDSLLRVWDCFLCEGVKVLFKASLVVLAGALGPAKVRKRANGLCETLEVLRHPPDSVLGEEYLMYHMQRLNLTEEDFEFEHQRQTARRRAMANRSGS
- the LOC110993330 gene encoding TBC1 domain family member whacked isoform X2, whose translation is MLNNWEAFMSKNYKKVRERCRKGIPASVRPKAWLYLCGGQLLLEKHPNEYEELLQAPGDPKCMEDIRKDLHRQFPYHEMFIREEGHGQQELFSVLKAYSVLNPKVGYFQAQAPVAAFLLMHMPSVQAFWCLVSISDKYLSGYYNPGLEVLQRDGDILHALLRRTAPAVHRHLVKHRVEPVLYATEWFLCALTRTLPWDSLLRVWDCFLCEGVKVLFKASLVVLAGALGPAKVRKRANGLCETLEVLRHPPDSVLGEEYLMYHMQRLNLTEEDFEFEHQRQTARRRAMANRSGS